A window from Triticum aestivum cultivar Chinese Spring chromosome 6D, IWGSC CS RefSeq v2.1, whole genome shotgun sequence encodes these proteins:
- the LOC123142128 gene encoding dehydration-responsive element-binding protein 1H-like translates to MDMSVEHSSSASSSSTTERGGTAWPWPPKRPAGRTKFRETRHPVFRGVRRRGSAGRWVCEVRVPGDRGTRLWLGTYFTAEAAARAHDAAMLMLRGRSAACLNFRDSAWLLSVPPAFSNLSDVRRAAVQAVADFQRRPEATGAAAAGQEVTSSVAVPSSAACSVPSSETAQTSGDATFGAPAALNMDMFDLDCLFGETDSDTNYYADLAHGLLMEPPPTMATGQYWDNGDCADGGAGADVALWSY, encoded by the coding sequence ATGGACATGAGCGTCGAGCACTCGAgctctgcctcctcctcatccacgaCCGAGCGCGGCGGGACGGCGTGGCCGTGGCCGCCGAAGCGCCCCGCGGGCCGCACCAAGTTCCGGGAGACGAGGCACCCCGTGTTCCGCGGCGTGCGGCGCCGTGGCAGCGCCGGCCGGTGGGTCTGCGAGGTGCGCGTCCCTGGGGACCGCGGCACGCGCCTCTGGCTCGGGACGTACTTCACCGCCGAGGCGGCCGCGCGCGCGCACGACGCCGCCATGCTCATGCTGCGCGGCCGTTCCGCCGCGTGCCTCAACTTCCGGGACTCCGCGTGGCTGCTTTCGGTGCCGCCCGCCTTCTCCAACCTCTCTGATGTCCGGCGCGCGGCCGTCCAGGCCGTCGCGGACTTCCAGCGCCGTCCGGAGGCCACCGGTGCCGCTGCGGCGGGCCAGGAAGTCACCTCCAGCGTGGCCGTCCCGTCGTCGGCGGCGTGCAGCGTCCCCTCGTCCGAGACGGCGCAGACCTCCGGTGATGCCACTTTTGGGGCGCCAGCCGCATTGAACATGGACATGTTCGACCTCGACTGCTTGTTTGGGGAGACGGACTCGGACACGAACTACTACGCGGACCTTGCGCACGGCCTGCTCATGGAGCCACCGCCTACCATGGCCACCGGGCAGTACTGGGACAATGGAGACTGCGCCGACGGCGGAGCCGGAGCTGATGTCGCGCTCTGGAGTTACTAG